From one Silurus meridionalis isolate SWU-2019-XX chromosome 23, ASM1480568v1, whole genome shotgun sequence genomic stretch:
- the fmn1 gene encoding LOW QUALITY PROTEIN: formin (The sequence of the model RefSeq protein was modified relative to this genomic sequence to represent the inferred CDS: deleted 2 bases in 1 codon), which translates to MESSFFNNFTNLFNRTEKTEDTPVLSSFRPLSEKDTKAQTFSIQLTKQPVDKDVDTVLEVSSKMNSKTTSETEILIEPEVVARTIQSENEDNHHSKLEQRSSLEKITFNIVEPHNNTAQCDGKGQEWENEVKYLQTNTQEPSGMNSYEELYRDRTFQTTSTDISNPMSIVAVSDQANEDMSTFKSHLVIPNGDFDTNTNCIHSDTGNNTIHSNREFWSSLVPDQCNECHVESKSCSETEDTLLKVKSDQVLLKLEPTTPGSFHETQEETNDDKEMSKLEMKKNDRQDKETVMKDERDNLVQIEGEKEENVMAEKKKDILQEYTNSEFLGIPSAPGNLEKPPNTENASRPTKRVTFSPDIKLEKPPPLPSFFSGLKVLKKEVNGQPNSPVLMKRASVKRALFAEKHSRNEVKGSILEQLSQLLSFDASKVGAKKTQESTTSPPVSPISEAPEAEMPPIEESVEAPDAASSEEPGKLTNSETALNAFKAFFTPKPAKRDTSDHIDLDAVKRAFNPETIRAIFDRNSSKSPDNKNIFNIKSPETEERTPGRLQAVWPPPKPKDKEEKIGLKYTEAEHQAALLQLKRECKEEIEALEADFKLQLFHLREENEESVSRLQAIIADLKKAAKCSHAELRDVAVSTEDKFTPRVFRNVCIQTDRETFIRPVEEPAINKDLCVQPSVPKKLDLESISRNFSGKKESDLSPLLPLEPPHHRRRRHHHRHHHHHHHLHNCLFSQELMVKTLPLLTSPSECHSKTAQTEYFPPPTQGNSPPPPPPPPPTIIDGLSPPPPLPGQVLSPLSGSGLFLFRTEDRSQRKPRVEPICPMRPLYWTRIQIQDNRNDTLWSSLMEPAIMNSNEFAELFAKMASPAKRKPLSEAYNKSAKAKKIIKVLDSKRSQAVGILISSLHLEMKDIQQAILMMDNSVVDLDAIEALYENRAQPEELAKIRKHYETSDEEHVRLLDKPEQFLYELSLIPQFSLRAHCIILQSSFTDAVASIQRKTNMVLQVCKGLLEKDSVRDVLGLVLAFGNYMNGGSRNRGQADGFGLEILPKLKDVKSKDNRISLLDYVVSYYLRNLDKNAGTENCVFPLPEPQDVFLASQVKFEELSKELRKLGKDLEDCEKDVQRVWRTSSQEYIHPFKEKMEAFISSAQKEQIASEHHLRSAQKSYHDLLQHFGLKLRSGEQDVLPGHVFMLWFEFCNDFKTRWKRENKVISSERLKEAQQSVRNITAEKKVETRQVNANGLKERVRLKEASLSTI; encoded by the exons ATGGAgagttctttttttaacaacttTACCAACCTTTTCAACCGTACAGAGAAAACTGAAGACACACCAGTCCTTTCATCTTTTCGTCCCCTCTCTGAGAAAGACACTAAAGCTCAAACTTTCAGCATCCAGTTGACAAAGCAACCTGTTGACAAAGATGTCGATACAGTACTGGAAGTTTCAAGTAAAATGAATAGTAAGACAACATCTGAAACAGAAATCTTAATAGAGCCAGAGGTTGTAGCAAGAACAATTCAGTCTGAAAATGAAGACAACCACCACAGCAAACTGGAACAAAGATCATCTCTggagaaaataacatttaacattgttGAACCTCACAATAATACTGCCCAGTGCGACGGAAAAGGACAAGAATGGGAAAACGAGGTTAAATATTTGCAGACCAACACTCAGGAACCATCAGGTATGAACAGTTATGAGGAACTCTACAGAGACAGAACATTTCAGACAACGTCTACAGATATCAGCAATCCAATGTCTATTGTAGCAGTCTCAGATCAGGCAAATGAGGACATGTCTACTTTTAAGAGTCATCTGGTTATACCTAATGGAGATTTTGATACAAATACAAACTGCATACACTCAGACACAGGCAATAATACGATTCATTCAAACAGGGAATTCTGGAGCTCCTTAGTTCCAGACCAATGTAATGAATGTCATGTGGAATCAAAATCTTGCTCAGAAACCGAAGACACATTGCTCAAAGTCAAGTCTGATCAAGTGTTACTAAAATTAGAACCAACAACTCCCGGCAGTTTCCATGAAACACAGGAAGAAACAAATGATGACAAAGAAATGAGTAAACTAGAAATGAAGAAGAATGATAGACAAGATAAAGAAACAGTGATGAAAGATGAGCGTGATAACCTGGTACAAATAGAgggtgaaaaagaagaaaatgttatggcagaaaagaaaaaggatatATTACAAGAATATACCAATTCAGAGTTCTTAGGTATTCCCTCTGCTCCTGGGAACTTAGAAAAGCCACCAAACACTGAAAATGCTTCTAGGCCCACCAAAAGAGTTACCTTTTCCCCAGATATAAAGTTGGAGAAACCTCCTCCACTACCCTCTTTCTTTAGTGGAttgaaagtgttaaaaaaagaagtgaatGGACAACCTAACAGTCCTGTTCTGATGAAACGGGCCTCTGTTAAACGCGCACTTTTCGCTGAGAAACATTCCAGAAATGAGGTTAAAGGAAGCATCCTTGAGCAGCTCTCTCAACTCCTGAGCTTTGATGCTAGCAAAGTaggagcaaaaaaaacacaggaatcCACAACAAGTCCTCCCGTGTCACCAATCAGTGAGGCCCCAGAAGCAGAAATGCCTCCAATAGAGGAAAGTGTTGAGGCTCCTGATGCTGCTTCATCAGAGGAACCAGGCAAATTAACAAATTCAGAGACCGCCCTTAATGCTTTCAAGGCTTTCTTTACCCCTAAACCAGCTAAGAGGGACACCTCAGACCATATCGACCTGGATGCTGTAAAGAGGGCATTCAACCCAGAGACAATCCGGGCTATCTTCGACAGAAATTCTAGCAAGTCTCCAGACAACAAGAACATCTTTAACATCAAA TCCCCAGAGACCGAGGAGAGGACCCCAGGGCGTCTGCAGGCTGTCTGGCCCCCTCCAAAGCCCAAAGACAAGGAGGAGAAAATTGGGTTAAAATACACAGAGGCTG AGCATCAGGCAGCACTTCTACAACTTAAAAGAGAGTGCAAAGAAGAGATTGAGGCATTAGAG GCAGACTTTAAGCTCCAGCTCTTCCATCTCAGAGAGGAGAATGAAGAATCTGTGTCCAGACTGCAAGCTATAATTGCTGATCTAAAAAAGGCTGCCAAGTGCTCACATGCTGAACTCAGAGATGTGGCTGTGTCAACAGAAGACAAATTCACACCTCGAGTTTTTCGCAATGTGTGCATTCAGACAGACCGAGAGACTTTTATTAGGCCTGTGGAAGAGCCAGCAATAAACAAAGACCTTTGCGTTCAACCAAGTGTACCTAAAAAACTTGATCTTGAATCAATTAGCCGAAACTTTTCAGGCAAAAAAGAGTCTGATCTGTCTCCCTTACTGCCATTGGAACCACCCCACCACCGCCGCCGCCGccaccaccaccgccaccaccaccatcaccaccaccttcacAACTGTCTGTTCAGTCAGGAATTGATGGTGAAA ACTTTACCATTATTGACTAGTCCTTCTGAATGTCATTCCAAAACTGCTCAGACAGAATATTTCCCACCACCCACACAAGGCAACAGTCCAccccctccaccaccacctccacctacTATCATAGATGGTCTTTCTCCTCCACCACCCTTACCAGGCCAGGtgctctctcctctctctggaAGTGGATTGTTTCTCTTTAGAACTGAGGACAGATCACAGCGAAAGCCAAGAGTGGAACCCATCTGTCCAATGAGGCCACTCTACTGGACACGAATACAGATTCAAGACAACAG AAATGATACACTATGGAGCTCGTTGATGGAGCCGGCCATAATGAATAGTAATGAGTTTGCTGAGTTGTTTGCTAAAATGGCTTCACCAGCCAAAAGGAAACCCCTATCTGAGGCCTACAACAAGTCAGCCAAAGCCAAGAAG ATCATTAAAGTGTTGGACAGCAAACGTTCTCAAGCTGTGGGCATCTTAATCTCTAGTCTTCACCTGGAGATGAAGGACATACAGCAGG CAATTTTGATGATGGACAACTCTGTGGTTGATTTGGATGCTATTGAAGCCCTGTATGAAAAT AGAGCTCAGCCTGAAGAGTTGGcgaaaataagaaaacattacGAAACCTCAGATGAAGAGCATGTCAGACTGCTGGATAAGCCTGAACA GTTCTTGTATGAGCTCTCTCTGATTCCCCAATTTTCACTAAGAGCACACTGCATCATTCTCCAGTCATCATTCACTGATGCCGTTGCATCGATCCAGCGCAAAACAAACATGGTTCTCCAAGTGTGCAAG GGTCTCCTGGAGAAAGACAGTGTGAGAGATGTGCTGGGGCTTGTCCTTGCTTTTGGGAACTACATGAACGGAGGAAGCAGAAACCGAGGCCAGGCAGATGGCTTTGGCCTAGAGATTCTCCCCAAACTTAAAGATGTCAAAAGCAAG GATAACCGCATAAGTTTGTTGGATTATGTAGTGTCTTACTACCTACGCAACCTTGACAag AATGCTGggactgaaaactgtgtgtttcCATTGCCTGAGCCTCAGGATGTCTTCCTTGCATCCCAAGTAAAGTTTGAAGAACTTTCCAAAGAGCTCCGAAAGCTGGGCAAAGACCTTGAAG atTGTGAGAAGGATGTCCAAAGAGTGTGGAGAACATCATCTCAAGAATATATTCATCCCTTTAAGGAGAAAATGGAAGCTTTCATCTCCAGTG ccCAAAAAGAACAAATAGCAAGTGAGCATCATCTCCGATCTGCCCAAAAGAG CTACCATGACCTGCTACAGCACTTTGGGTTGAAGCTCCGTTCTGGCGAGCAGGATGTCTTACCAGGCCATGTTTTCATGCTATGGTTTGAATTTTGCAATGACTTCAAGACCAGATGGAAGAGGGAGAACAAGGTCATATCCAGTGAGAG ACTGAAAGAAGCCCAGCAGTCAGTGCGCAACATCACAGCGGAAAAAAAAGTGGAGACAAGGCAGGTCAATGCCAATGGCCTG aaagaaagagtgcGTCTAAAAGAAGCAAGCTTATCTACCATCTGA
- the grem1a gene encoding gremlin-1a, translating into MVKEVSFVVILGLWLLGSPAECWSSGFQGAVPHHTKLSPNSWEQTAQPVEVLDSSQEALHVTERHYLKRDWCKTQPLKQTLQEEGCISRTIINSFCYGQCNSFYIPRHVYQEESAFQSCSFCKPKTFTVVTYTLICPSQVPRIRRKRVRRVKQCRCTSIDLD; encoded by the coding sequence ATGGTAAAAGAGGTATCGTTCGTTGTGATCCTGGGCCTGTGGCTACTCGGCAGTCCTGCAGAATGCTGGAGCAGTGGATTTCAAGGCGCCGTTCCTCATCACACTAAACTCAGCCCGAACTCCTGGGAGCAGACGGCGCAGCCTGTGGAGGTGCTGGACTCCAGCCAGGAGGCTCTGCATGTGACCGAGCGCCACTACCTGAAGCGGGACTGGTGCAAGACGCAGCCGCTGAAGCAGACGCTCCAGGAAGAGGGCTGCATCAGCCGTACTATCATCAACAGCTTCTGCTACGGCCAGTGCAACTCCTTTTACATTCCTCGTCACGTCTACCAAGAGGAAAGCGCTTTCCAGTCCTGCTCTTTCTGCAAACCAAAAACGTTCACGGTCGTCACTTACACGCTGATTTGCCCGAGTCAGGTGCCGAGAATCCGACGAAAACGCGTGCGGCGCGTCAAACAGTGCCGCTGTACTTCCATAGACTTGGATTAA
- the LOC124377194 gene encoding neuroendocrine protein 7B2 yields the protein MMGSAVWALVLSMATLVCGRSARADADIERLLHGVMEQLGIARPREEFTAHQAANVAGPLSIQGGAHEGLQHLGPYGNIPNIVAELTGDNVPKDFSQDHGYPDPPNPCPLGKMAADGCLENSPDTAEFSREFQKHQHLFDPEHDYRSLAKWNKKLLYEKLKGGPKRRKRSTNPYLMGQRLDNVVAKKSVPHFPEEEEMETTTRQA from the exons GGGCGCTGGTTTTGAGCATGGCGACGCTGGTGTGCGGACGGAGCGCGCGCGCCGACGCGGACATCGAGCGGCTCCTGCACGGGGTGATGGAGCAGCTGGGCATCGCGCGCCCGCGCGAGGAGTTTACAGCGCACCAGGCCGCTAATGTCGCAGGGCCTCTGAGCATCCAGG GTGGTGCTCATGAAGGACTTCAGCATCTGGGCCCATATGGAAACATCCCTAACATTGTTGCAGAACTGACCGGAGACAATGTCCCAAAAGACTTCAGTCAGGACCATGGATATCCTGATCCCCCTAACCCATGCCCTCTGGGAAAAATGG cTGCTGATGGGTGCTTGGAGAATTCACCAGACACAGCTGAGTTCAGCCGAGAGTTTCAGAAACACCAGCACCTCTTTGACCCAGAGCATGACTACCGCTCACTGGCCAAATGG AATAAAAAGCTGTTATATGAAAAACTGAAAGGAGgaccaaaaagaagaaaaagg AGCACCAACCCATATCTGATGGGACAGAGACTGGACAATGTGGTGGCTAAGAAATCTGTGCCACATTTCCCTGAGGAGGAAGAAATGGAAACCACTACAAGACAAGCCTGa